The following proteins come from a genomic window of Actinopolyspora saharensis:
- a CDS encoding type I restriction-modification enzyme R subunit C-terminal domain-containing protein, which produces MVRAFDQFQQGKTFNANQLHFMKQIIDHVCRNGIVEVDALYDSPFTSRAPSGPEDLFTDDEVDEIVSIVKEIKATAVATDDVA; this is translated from the coding sequence GTGGTGCGCGCGTTCGATCAATTCCAGCAGGGCAAGACGTTCAACGCGAACCAATTGCACTTCATGAAGCAGATCATCGACCACGTGTGCCGCAACGGGATCGTCGAGGTTGATGCACTCTACGACTCCCCGTTCACGTCACGGGCGCCGTCTGGACCAGAGGATCTGTTCACCGACGACGAGGTCGACGAGATCGTGTCCATCGTCAAGGAGATCAAGGCGACGGCGGTGGCAACA
- a CDS encoding tyrosine-type recombinase/integrase has protein sequence MGVSPEELVNARGQRETVPVFAEYVPRVAEAVSVGTSRAYRSYWNRLVREWGERRLDEPTPSEVRRLAEHVRGQVVHRRNTRGGRCAVEHLIAALRCIYSHAVADGLLDEADNPALRVRKPRRLPSTRRGLSDESMAAINRVAGQTGNDPMLDTLLLRLHTETACRRGGALALTSADLDPDQCVVLLREKNDAVRWQPVSPTLMRHLREHAEQRCAEASGDALLRYRSGKPLTRRRYDHLWHRLGQHLPWVATQQISTHWLRHTTLTWVERHFGYATARAWAGHTDTSHASATTTYIRADLADIATALAALTGEEHPLAESRQ, from the coding sequence ATGGGCGTTTCTCCGGAGGAGCTCGTCAACGCACGAGGTCAGCGGGAGACGGTGCCTGTGTTTGCCGAGTACGTCCCGCGGGTGGCCGAGGCGGTGTCGGTGGGGACTTCTCGGGCGTATCGGTCGTACTGGAATCGGCTCGTGCGCGAGTGGGGAGAGCGTCGACTGGATGAGCCCACTCCTTCGGAGGTTCGTCGGCTCGCCGAGCACGTTCGCGGCCAGGTCGTGCACCGGCGCAATACCCGTGGCGGTCGTTGTGCGGTGGAGCATCTGATCGCGGCGTTGCGCTGCATTTACAGTCACGCGGTGGCCGACGGGTTGCTCGACGAGGCGGACAACCCGGCCCTGCGGGTGCGAAAGCCCCGGCGGTTGCCGAGTACGCGGCGGGGGTTGTCGGACGAGAGCATGGCCGCGATCAACCGGGTGGCCGGCCAGACCGGCAACGATCCGATGCTGGACACGCTGTTGCTGCGGTTGCACACCGAAACCGCCTGCCGCAGGGGAGGCGCGCTGGCATTGACCTCGGCTGACCTGGATCCGGATCAGTGTGTGGTCCTGCTGCGGGAGAAGAACGATGCGGTGCGGTGGCAGCCGGTCTCGCCGACGTTGATGCGGCATCTGCGGGAGCACGCCGAGCAGCGCTGTGCCGAGGCTTCCGGTGATGCTCTGCTGCGGTATCGCTCGGGAAAACCGTTGACTCGACGGCGTTACGATCACCTGTGGCATCGGCTGGGGCAACATCTGCCGTGGGTGGCCACCCAGCAGATCAGCACTCACTGGCTGCGGCACACCACGCTGACGTGGGTGGAGCGCCACTTCGGCTACGCCACCGCTCGTGCCTGGGCCGGGCACACCGATACCAGTCATGCCAGTGCCACCACCACGTATATTCGTGCCGATCTTGCCGATATCGCCACCGCCTTGGCGGCACTCACCGGCGAGGAGCATCCTCTGGCCGAATCCCGGCAATGA
- a CDS encoding type IV toxin-antitoxin system AbiEi family antitoxin, whose product MPSALLRGSSRVLRPRDAADVYAHPRPEFARLSRAGALHRLATGYYAVVPDDQLDRGWIPELEAAALGIAAADEGVDSVALMGLSAARIHGAIPRALAVAVVAATRHRPTLRVTDREATVLFVRRRVAALDVQRHTSELGQGWLTTVEQTVLDLAARPDLGGLPDQARTAAHALLPRCDHQLLDELAVGQRRQASLARLRGAA is encoded by the coding sequence GTGCCTTCCGCGCTGTTGCGAGGCTCTTCCAGGGTGTTGCGACCCCGCGACGCTGCCGATGTGTACGCGCACCCGCGTCCCGAGTTCGCGCGGCTGTCCCGGGCCGGGGCGTTGCACCGGTTGGCAACGGGATATTACGCCGTGGTTCCCGACGATCAGCTCGACCGGGGCTGGATTCCCGAGCTGGAGGCGGCCGCGTTGGGCATCGCGGCCGCTGACGAGGGCGTTGATTCGGTCGCACTGATGGGACTGTCCGCCGCTCGCATCCACGGGGCCATCCCGCGCGCGCTGGCGGTTGCCGTCGTGGCTGCCACTCGGCACCGGCCGACGCTGCGTGTCACCGACCGCGAGGCCACCGTGCTCTTCGTCCGTCGCCGCGTAGCCGCCCTGGACGTGCAACGCCACACCAGCGAACTGGGCCAGGGATGGCTCACCACAGTCGAACAGACAGTGCTCGATCTCGCCGCCCGTCCCGATCTGGGTGGCCTGCCCGACCAAGCCCGCACCGCCGCCCACGCCCTGCTGCCCCGCTGCGATCATCAACTGCTGGATGAGCTGGCAGTCGGACAGCGCCGCCAAGCCAGCCTCGCCCGTCTCCGCGGAGCCGCCTGA
- a CDS encoding nucleotidyl transferase AbiEii/AbiGii toxin family protein has translation MLDPREEAAIAEQFGVARAQVRRDHLISHLLAAISDRLADEVIFFGGTALSRTLAPDGRLSEDIDLIARSSRSSTAEALETTLLRATRREFPGLRWQPALTSIREVAPAVLVAPDGTTVRVQLLSSTGYAPWPTERRPLVQRYSDAGPAELSVPTAPAFAAWKTTAWAHRATSRDLYDLWLLGRLGAITTDAAEQFKRFGPTNKPPSSALFTRAPDEQTWQRELAGQTHLEITASAALAYVRDTWLDVSSQDSDVGETR, from the coding sequence ATGCTCGATCCTCGGGAAGAAGCCGCCATCGCCGAGCAATTCGGCGTGGCCCGTGCCCAGGTACGCCGGGACCATCTCATCTCCCACCTGCTCGCTGCCATCAGTGACCGTCTGGCCGATGAGGTCATCTTCTTCGGCGGCACCGCCCTCTCCCGCACGCTGGCCCCTGACGGGCGGCTGTCCGAAGACATTGACCTCATCGCTCGCAGCAGTCGCAGCAGCACGGCCGAAGCGCTCGAGACAACGCTGCTTCGCGCGACCCGGCGCGAATTTCCGGGGCTGCGCTGGCAACCGGCACTCACGTCGATCCGCGAAGTGGCGCCCGCCGTGCTCGTCGCACCCGATGGCACGACGGTGCGCGTGCAGCTGCTGAGCTCCACCGGCTACGCGCCCTGGCCGACCGAGCGGCGTCCGCTCGTGCAGCGCTACAGCGACGCTGGACCTGCCGAGCTGAGCGTGCCCACCGCACCCGCCTTCGCAGCCTGGAAAACTACCGCTTGGGCGCACCGCGCCACCTCCCGAGATCTCTACGATCTCTGGCTGCTCGGCCGCCTCGGTGCCATCACCACCGACGCCGCCGAGCAGTTCAAGCGCTTCGGCCCCACCAACAAGCCGCCGTCGAGCGCACTGTTCACCCGTGCCCCCGATGAGCAAACGTGGCAGCGCGAACTCGCAGGGCAAACTCATCTCGAAATCACCGCCAGCGCCGCACTCGCTTACGTCCGCGACACCTGGCTCGACGTCTCCTCGCAGGACAGCGACGTAGGAGAAACCCGGTGA
- a CDS encoding GmrSD restriction endonuclease domain-containing protein has translation MTESANSVDLIPIESKTRTIQTCFQQCLYEVPNFQREYSWSPDQLRDFWNDVVLAQSDLFFGSTVTWVSERRDLFNDTYSIIDGQQRLTTSAIILSVVRDAFYRVSEHAESVKNSDATTAKSQASATQRYLIATDDDGNSYPILKRSEPMFYEHIQNPSAIPSRAKWNSSAERIGEARSFFEKRVIDELGELSLDDQIERLKTIRANVLKARVIQVELTSEEDGFLIFETLNTRGTDLRLSDLVKNLLIRGGATSAPDRQAIADRWQRVVDRVQEAGAKPDVVDRFIWQSWNSRRSAVKVPELYKEISRFVGKDPTNYISYLEELEVDSFIYEWLEKEDIQPKSNTHDVRNAFAVPEFVDSIRALAIFNVSVANSTVLAIARKHHECQFVKQSQLIEVMRLVENFHFQFSALTNSGSTGGTRSRYNRFAVRLEAASSSEEVKDAISDLKSRLRDSLPARDQTEKAFRGLFYAPSLKLNQKQKSSSRKIFIAYVLMAFALSRKIIPAGQNLTSWSIEHIKPQTMGTGSSQDHVYSIGNLTLLTSELNNELGKAPLSAKMKSLRKGSAYFDSELESWEHSGVEFPSESQISERSSLLTSEALDQVWTL, from the coding sequence ATGACTGAATCAGCAAACAGTGTTGACTTGATACCCATCGAGAGCAAGACAAGGACTATTCAGACCTGCTTCCAACAGTGTCTCTATGAAGTTCCAAACTTTCAACGTGAATATAGTTGGTCACCAGACCAGTTGCGGGATTTCTGGAATGACGTTGTACTCGCACAGAGCGACTTGTTTTTTGGATCTACTGTAACCTGGGTCAGCGAAAGGAGGGACCTTTTTAACGACACGTATTCTATTATTGATGGTCAACAGCGCCTTACGACAAGCGCGATCATACTTTCGGTCGTCCGCGACGCTTTCTATAGAGTTTCCGAACATGCAGAATCAGTAAAAAACTCCGATGCGACTACGGCAAAAAGCCAAGCATCCGCAACGCAAAGGTACCTTATTGCCACCGACGATGACGGCAATTCTTATCCGATTTTGAAACGCTCAGAACCCATGTTCTACGAGCACATCCAAAACCCAAGTGCAATACCGTCTCGCGCAAAATGGAACAGCAGCGCCGAGCGTATCGGTGAAGCCCGAAGCTTCTTCGAAAAGCGCGTCATCGACGAACTTGGGGAGCTTTCGCTAGATGACCAAATTGAACGCTTGAAAACAATTCGTGCAAATGTACTAAAAGCACGTGTCATTCAAGTCGAATTGACATCCGAAGAAGATGGGTTCTTGATCTTTGAGACACTGAACACCCGTGGAACCGATCTGCGTCTATCTGATCTGGTTAAGAACCTTTTGATCCGAGGCGGTGCGACGAGCGCGCCCGACCGTCAAGCGATCGCTGACAGGTGGCAACGTGTCGTTGACAGAGTACAGGAAGCGGGTGCAAAACCGGACGTGGTCGACCGATTTATTTGGCAATCTTGGAACTCCCGCCGTAGTGCTGTCAAAGTTCCGGAGCTATACAAAGAAATCAGCAGGTTTGTTGGCAAGGACCCCACTAATTATATTTCGTACCTGGAAGAGCTTGAGGTAGACTCTTTCATATATGAGTGGCTAGAAAAAGAGGATATACAGCCTAAATCGAATACTCACGACGTGCGCAACGCCTTTGCGGTTCCTGAGTTCGTCGATAGTATTCGCGCGTTGGCTATATTTAATGTCTCAGTCGCAAACTCAACAGTGCTAGCTATTGCAAGAAAGCACCACGAATGCCAATTCGTAAAACAGTCTCAACTTATCGAGGTAATGCGCCTCGTAGAGAACTTCCATTTTCAGTTCAGTGCGTTGACGAACAGTGGATCTACAGGCGGTACTCGCAGTCGATACAATCGATTTGCCGTACGTCTTGAGGCAGCGAGCTCTAGCGAGGAAGTAAAGGACGCGATCTCGGACCTCAAATCAAGGCTTCGTGACAGTCTACCTGCACGTGACCAGACAGAAAAGGCTTTCCGGGGACTGTTTTATGCGCCTTCACTAAAACTGAACCAGAAACAAAAATCCAGCTCACGCAAGATATTCATTGCGTATGTTCTCATGGCTTTCGCACTGTCTAGAAAGATAATTCCGGCCGGGCAGAATCTCACGTCGTGGTCGATCGAACATATCAAGCCGCAGACCATGGGAACTGGTAGCAGCCAAGATCACGTCTATTCAATTGGCAATCTAACACTACTGACGAGCGAACTCAATAATGAACTGGGCAAAGCCCCCTTGTCGGCGAAAATGAAAAGTCTACGAAAAGGAAGTGCATACTTTGACTCCGAATTGGAATCGTGGGAGCACAGCGGAGTGGAATTTCCTTCGGAATCACAGATCAGCGAGCGCTCAAGCCTATTGACATCAGAGGCACTCGATCAAGTATGGACTCTCTAA
- a CDS encoding IS5 family transposase (programmed frameshift), giving the protein MIVDLGVSGGRWDWVVPEGLWEIVEPLLPAAKVRPQGGGTANIDDEAVFAAIVYVLVSGCSWRHLPPCFGASKSTVHRRFRMWTQAGVWGRLHRAILDRLDAEELVDLSRVLLDTSHVRNQKGGEHTGPSPVDRGKPGSKLHILSETTGLPLVVGVSAGNTHDSHGLIPMVSGLLSRHDPHRGHHAKPRRCYADKAYDRPDLRRWLLGKHITPRIARKGIDSSQRLGRYRWRIERTFSWLSGYRRLSPRYERDPRLYLGFLGLAATLTCYKHLHKNTT; this is encoded by the exons ATGATCGTTGATCTCGGTGTGAGTGGTGGCAGGTGGGACTGGGTCGTCCCGGAAGGACTGTGGGAGATCGTCGAGCCGTTGCTGCCGGCGGCGAAGGTGCGTCCGCAGGGTGGCGGGACGGCGAATATCGATGATGAGGCGGTGTTTGCAGCGATCGTGTACGTGCTAGTCAGCGGGTGTTCGTGGCGGCACCTGCCGCCGTGCTTCGGCGCCTCGAAGTCCACAGTGCACCGCCGCTTCCGGATGTGGACCCAGGCCGGAGTATGGGGACGACTGCACCGGGCGATCCTGGACCGACTGGACGCCGAAGAGCTGGTCGATCTTTCCCGAGTCCTGCTCGATACCTCCCATGTGCGCA ACCAAAAAGGGGGCGAACACACAGGCCCGAGCCCCGTGGACCGGGGCAAACCAGGTTCCAAGCTGCACATCCTGTCCGAAACAACCGGACTGCCCCTCGTCGTCGGTGTCTCAGCCGGCAACACCCACGACAGCCACGGCCTAATCCCCATGGTCTCCGGTCTCCTCTCGAGACACGACCCCCATCGAGGCCATCACGCCAAGCCTCGACGATGCTACGCCGACAAAGCCTACGATCGCCCAGACCTGCGGCGATGGCTGCTCGGCAAGCACATCACCCCACGCATCGCCCGCAAAGGAATCGACTCCAGCCAGCGACTTGGACGCTATCGCTGGAGGATCGAACGCACTTTCTCCTGGCTATCCGGCTACCGACGCCTGTCCCCACGCTACGAACGCGATCCACGCCTCTACCTGGGCTTTCTCGGACTCGCCGCAACACTCACCTGCTACAAACACCTCCACAAAAACACCACGTAG
- a CDS encoding beta family protein, whose product MKSKWGELDAILNTETVSPTPIIMVELLDRVPVSERAMMMKKLVRVGAELVRAGRSLWVDTTWLSKSSSLAKVPQGPFECLDERIDAETDGELPFQGIDVPPLVPVVSATVDERELGRVRLLREHKPRQIAVRLGKEPRSSGTQLIAHLERIMRLVGISSRDVHLVFDEGYIEGVDGQRVHNLVSTIAAVREYEFASITVLSGSTPSQRGTFETRFRARPELELWSAVAQLSRQPLRYGDYGVVHPVPPEGNGRGKPNPYIHYTLPDRSLFVARRIPNRKPGSVPKGAFEKYFLEVAEELVGRPEFAGEGFSWGDGRLYQCRHDSYPRVGNSSSWIAIATSHHIAHLSQRHGSESSGVPPAP is encoded by the coding sequence GTGAAAAGCAAATGGGGTGAGCTCGACGCCATCCTCAACACGGAGACCGTCTCACCGACTCCGATCATCATGGTCGAGCTGCTCGACAGGGTTCCGGTTTCCGAGCGGGCCATGATGATGAAGAAGCTCGTGCGGGTCGGAGCGGAGCTCGTCAGAGCGGGACGTTCTCTGTGGGTTGATACCACGTGGTTGTCGAAGTCGAGCTCACTCGCGAAGGTTCCACAAGGTCCTTTCGAGTGCTTGGACGAGAGGATCGACGCTGAAACCGATGGTGAACTACCTTTTCAGGGGATTGATGTTCCACCGTTGGTCCCGGTCGTTTCGGCAACCGTGGATGAGCGCGAACTCGGCAGGGTTCGGCTGCTACGCGAGCACAAGCCCAGGCAGATCGCGGTGCGGTTGGGAAAGGAGCCCCGCAGCAGCGGGACCCAGTTGATCGCTCACCTCGAACGGATCATGCGCCTCGTGGGGATCAGCAGTCGAGACGTGCACCTCGTGTTCGACGAAGGCTACATCGAGGGAGTCGACGGACAACGGGTTCACAACCTGGTGAGCACGATCGCCGCTGTCCGCGAGTACGAGTTCGCCTCGATCACGGTGCTGTCCGGATCGACGCCATCGCAGCGTGGCACGTTCGAGACCCGCTTCAGAGCACGCCCCGAACTCGAGTTGTGGTCGGCCGTTGCTCAGCTCAGCCGACAACCGCTTCGCTACGGCGACTACGGAGTGGTGCATCCCGTGCCGCCGGAGGGGAATGGGAGGGGCAAGCCGAACCCGTACATCCACTACACCCTTCCTGACAGGTCCCTCTTCGTCGCGCGGAGAATCCCGAACCGCAAACCAGGGTCTGTACCGAAAGGGGCCTTCGAGAAGTACTTCCTCGAAGTGGCCGAGGAGCTGGTGGGGCGTCCCGAGTTCGCCGGTGAAGGATTCTCCTGGGGGGACGGCAGACTCTACCAGTGCCGCCACGACTCCTACCCACGCGTCGGTAACTCCTCCAGCTGGATCGCCATCGCCACCTCCCACCACATCGCACACCTCTCCCAGCGGCACGGCTCGGAATCATCCGGCGTCCCACCCGCTCCCTGA
- the pglW gene encoding BREX system serine/threonine kinase PglW, translating to MALSEGLKGARVQSGRWVEVSPSQFTHEAEGLRLVKELLPDVEPFRAWSNFEFRDTHGRWHEVDLLVLGRDTLHLVELKYYNGRLRGDDHRWLRDGHRAEDSPLKLARRKAQYFAALLKTRLQEYWRERGVHNADTRDYVPFVQESVFLHHPNLSCELPAHSRQGLYGLDGHEASSGLAPISELLLAPAKREPISKKNSEILAALMKQIGLVQRRQREVGSWVIDDDPLGDGDGWQDWPAFHRVATTDRYRIRFHMPKPGSSSAEQRQLERRIEHEHRLLSRLRHDSLLTPRDIIKDELGVGLVYEDDQRLTRLDLWLADHGANLTLEQQLDLLRQVAEALNYAHRHRVVHRGLTPSAVSLRQRSDGDYAIVVANWDAAGRTSAAGQTSLSHTALPEAELSVSPLGPELTDEEQLFEAPEGRWSADADRIRLDVFALGMLAFYVLTNQGLPAQDRGGLVERIRRDSGLDLSAELPQSPSALRALVLHATDPRPSERTPTVTAFLEQLEAAAGALATPAAVEEDPLEARPGTELAGTFTYLRKLGSGSTAVGILVQDATAGDAVRVLKVAKDDAAAERLKAEAKVLGKLNHERIAQLSYLTSIGNRTALVLQHAGDSTLADELATKRGRLSLDLLERWGTDLLDALAALDRAGITHRDIKPSNLGVRKVGKTETRLVLFDFSMAGTESRALTAGTPPYLDPFLGEGERTSYDSAAERYGAAVVLYEMAAGKLPQYGPDPEANPASVAEDITVDGAAFDAAVREELEAFFRRALSRDVTLRPDTAEDMRRDWSGIFRKLGRHADDTEDKVAAATPETTLAEAGLSARAISALEPASVGTVADLLSLDSVQLNRMLAKETKSTSEEIRKRARAWRKEFGRQLSGKRRAEPTSLADPIAAAGMLARTVNHPRRAASRERAARLILGLDEGLDPFAAQQEVAKAVGRSVPRGHQLIKELQDSWSKQDAPRNLLEHLVGLLGRTLNSLGGVATVQTLTSEVLAALPELPQESAEQGERAAAGLLRLALDRYNEHEIAETAEPLAKRRHGGRLALLAKEPVLLDAAEAAAQRAGELVTQATASGDFLVSQQRAAREIRTRFTRAFAAGSTDAEANPPAITDLRLVRLAAQTSRGAALSARGELHAADLPAATAVRLALAGLAETAELSPAELTARVRARFPQLGALPERPELDAVVDRSGVGLRFDDGAYRSPRAARSATTGLPSRVGTSVPAPSEVTLSRGDYLGATLAESISARSFLALGVAVRRSDEADRAAHVLALRHGGTVLDVTGMLVDEMKTVAGKKGLPWDLVRGADAAQEGSRDAQGLHALLNKAFPAVGERLDAEVFSEGRAGAGPLILTELSPLARYGQLKMVARWSELAARRSRAVWVVLPQLSWMRGALVDSKPVQLGSNGQFVELDADWLATQEAETGAETDSAEGDGAESGSAEVGADERSRATR from the coding sequence ATGGCACTCTCGGAGGGGTTGAAAGGGGCACGAGTGCAGTCAGGTCGCTGGGTCGAGGTGAGCCCGTCGCAGTTCACTCACGAGGCCGAGGGGTTGCGCCTGGTCAAGGAGCTGCTGCCGGACGTGGAGCCATTCCGGGCGTGGTCGAACTTCGAGTTCCGGGATACCCACGGCCGTTGGCACGAGGTCGATCTGCTGGTGCTCGGCCGCGACACGCTGCACCTGGTCGAGCTGAAGTACTACAACGGCCGCTTGCGCGGTGACGACCACCGCTGGCTGCGGGACGGTCACCGCGCCGAGGACTCGCCGCTGAAGCTCGCCCGCCGCAAGGCCCAGTACTTCGCCGCCCTGCTCAAGACCCGGCTGCAGGAGTACTGGCGAGAGCGGGGAGTGCACAACGCCGACACGCGGGATTACGTGCCGTTCGTGCAGGAGTCGGTGTTCCTGCACCACCCGAACCTGAGCTGCGAGCTGCCCGCTCATTCCCGCCAGGGGCTGTACGGCCTGGACGGCCACGAGGCGAGCTCGGGGCTGGCGCCGATCTCCGAACTGCTGTTGGCCCCGGCCAAGCGCGAGCCGATCTCGAAGAAGAACTCGGAGATCCTGGCCGCGCTGATGAAGCAGATCGGGTTGGTCCAGCGCCGCCAGCGCGAGGTCGGCTCGTGGGTCATCGACGACGACCCCCTCGGTGACGGCGACGGCTGGCAGGACTGGCCGGCCTTCCACCGGGTGGCCACCACCGACCGGTACCGCATTCGGTTCCACATGCCCAAACCCGGCAGCAGCTCCGCCGAGCAGCGGCAACTGGAACGCCGGATCGAGCACGAGCACCGGCTGCTGTCCCGGCTGCGCCACGACAGCCTGCTCACCCCGCGCGACATCATCAAGGACGAGCTGGGCGTGGGCCTGGTCTACGAGGACGACCAGCGCCTGACCCGGCTGGACCTGTGGTTGGCCGATCACGGCGCGAACCTGACGCTGGAGCAGCAGCTCGACCTGCTCCGCCAGGTCGCCGAAGCGCTCAACTACGCCCACCGGCACCGCGTGGTGCACCGCGGGCTCACCCCCTCGGCGGTGTCGCTGCGGCAGCGCAGCGACGGCGACTACGCGATCGTGGTGGCCAACTGGGACGCGGCGGGCCGCACCTCAGCGGCAGGCCAGACGAGCCTCAGCCACACCGCCCTGCCTGAGGCGGAGCTGTCGGTGAGCCCGCTGGGACCGGAGCTCACCGACGAGGAACAGCTTTTCGAGGCCCCGGAGGGGCGCTGGTCGGCCGATGCCGACCGGATCCGCCTGGACGTGTTCGCGCTGGGCATGCTGGCCTTCTACGTGCTGACCAACCAGGGCTTGCCCGCGCAGGACCGGGGCGGTCTGGTCGAGCGGATCCGCCGGGACTCCGGGCTGGACCTGTCGGCGGAACTGCCGCAGAGCCCCTCCGCCCTGCGTGCCCTGGTGCTGCACGCCACCGACCCGCGCCCGTCCGAACGCACCCCGACTGTGACGGCGTTCCTGGAGCAGCTCGAAGCGGCAGCGGGCGCGCTGGCCACCCCGGCGGCGGTCGAGGAGGATCCGCTGGAGGCCCGGCCGGGTACGGAACTGGCGGGCACGTTCACCTACCTGCGCAAGCTCGGCTCCGGCTCGACGGCGGTGGGCATCCTCGTTCAGGACGCCACGGCCGGGGACGCGGTGCGGGTGCTCAAGGTCGCCAAGGACGACGCCGCGGCCGAACGCCTGAAAGCCGAGGCGAAAGTACTGGGCAAGCTCAACCACGAGCGCATCGCCCAACTGAGCTACCTGACCAGTATCGGCAACCGCACCGCCCTGGTGCTGCAGCACGCGGGCGATTCGACCCTGGCCGACGAGCTGGCCACCAAGCGCGGCCGGTTGTCGCTGGACCTGCTGGAACGCTGGGGCACCGACCTGCTGGACGCCCTGGCGGCGCTGGACCGGGCCGGGATCACCCACCGTGACATCAAGCCCTCCAACCTCGGCGTCCGCAAGGTCGGCAAGACCGAGACCCGACTGGTGCTGTTCGACTTCTCGATGGCGGGCACCGAGTCCCGCGCGCTGACCGCGGGCACCCCGCCGTACCTGGACCCGTTCCTCGGCGAGGGCGAGCGCACCAGCTACGACAGCGCCGCCGAACGGTACGGCGCGGCCGTGGTGCTCTACGAGATGGCGGCGGGCAAGCTGCCGCAGTACGGGCCTGACCCGGAGGCGAACCCGGCGAGCGTGGCCGAGGACATCACGGTCGATGGTGCGGCCTTCGACGCGGCGGTGCGCGAGGAGCTGGAGGCGTTCTTCCGCAGGGCGCTGTCCCGCGATGTCACCCTGCGCCCGGACACGGCCGAGGACATGCGCCGCGACTGGAGCGGCATCTTCCGCAAGCTCGGCAGGCACGCCGACGACACCGAGGACAAGGTCGCCGCGGCCACCCCGGAGACCACCCTGGCCGAGGCGGGGCTGTCCGCACGTGCGATCTCCGCGCTGGAACCGGCCAGCGTGGGCACGGTCGCCGACCTGCTCTCGCTGGATTCGGTGCAGCTCAACCGGATGCTGGCCAAGGAGACCAAGTCCACCTCCGAGGAGATCCGCAAGCGCGCCCGCGCCTGGCGCAAGGAGTTCGGCAGGCAACTGTCCGGCAAGCGCCGCGCGGAGCCGACCAGCCTGGCCGATCCGATCGCCGCCGCGGGCATGCTGGCCAGGACGGTCAACCACCCGCGGCGAGCCGCCAGCCGGGAGAGGGCGGCCCGCCTGATCCTCGGGCTGGACGAGGGGCTCGACCCGTTCGCCGCGCAGCAGGAAGTGGCCAAGGCGGTCGGCAGGTCCGTCCCGCGCGGCCACCAGCTCATCAAGGAACTGCAGGACTCCTGGTCCAAACAGGACGCTCCCCGCAACCTGCTGGAGCACCTGGTGGGGCTGCTGGGCCGCACGCTGAACTCGTTGGGCGGGGTCGCCACAGTGCAGACCTTGACCAGCGAGGTCCTCGCCGCCCTGCCGGAATTGCCGCAGGAGTCGGCCGAGCAGGGCGAGCGGGCGGCGGCCGGGCTGCTGCGGCTGGCGCTGGACCGCTACAACGAGCACGAGATCGCCGAGACCGCCGAGCCGTTGGCCAAGCGACGCCACGGCGGCAGACTGGCGCTGCTGGCCAAGGAGCCGGTGCTGCTGGACGCCGCCGAAGCCGCGGCCCAGCGGGCCGGTGAGCTCGTCACGCAGGCCACCGCCTCCGGTGATTTCCTGGTCAGCCAGCAGCGGGCCGCGCGGGAGATCCGCACCCGGTTCACCCGCGCCTTCGCGGCGGGCTCGACCGACGCCGAGGCCAATCCGCCCGCGATCACCGACCTGCGGTTGGTGCGGCTGGCGGCGCAGACCTCTCGGGGCGCGGCGCTGTCGGCGCGGGGTGAGCTGCACGCGGCCGATCTGCCCGCGGCCACGGCGGTGCGGCTGGCCCTGGCCGGGCTGGCCGAGACGGCCGAGTTGTCCCCGGCGGAGCTGACCGCGCGGGTGCGGGCCCGGTTCCCGCAGCTCGGCGCGTTGCCGGAGCGACCGGAGCTGGATGCGGTGGTGGATCGCTCCGGGGTGGGCTTGCGCTTCGACGACGGCGCCTACCGCTCCCCGCGTGCCGCGCGTTCGGCGACCACGGGACTGCCCTCGCGGGTGGGCACCAGCGTGCCCGCCCCGAGCGAGGTCACGTTGAGCCGTGGTGACTACTTGGGGGCGACGTTGGCCGAGAGCATCTCGGCGCGCTCGTTCCTGGCGCTGGGGGTGGCGGTGCGCCGCTCCGACGAGGCCGACCGCGCCGCGCACGTGCTGGCGCTGCGCCACGGCGGCACGGTGCTGGACGTGACGGGCATGCTCGTCGACGAGATGAAGACCGTGGCCGGGAAGAAGGGTTTGCCGTGGGATCTGGTGCGCGGCGCTGACGCCGCCCAGGAGGGCAGCCGGGACGCGCAGGGCCTGCATGCGTTGTTGAACAAGGCGTTCCCGGCGGTCGGGGAGCGCCTCGACGCCGAGGTGTTCTCCGAGGGCCGCGCGGGTGCGGGGCCGCTGATCCTGACCGAGCTCTCGCCGCTGGCGCGCTACGGGCAGTTGAAGATGGTGGCGCGCTGGAGCGAGCTGGCCGCGCGGCGCTCGCGTGCGGTGTGGGTGGTGCTGCCGCAGTTGTCGTGGATGCGTGGTGCCCTGGTGGACAGCAAGCCGGTGCAACTGGGCTCGAACGGGCAGTTCGTGGAGCTGGACGCCGACTGGCTGGCCACGCAGGAAGCCGAAACCGGCGCCGAGACGGACAGCGCCGAAGGGGACGGCGCCGAGTCGGGCAGTGCCGAGGTCGGCGCGGACGAGCGCTCGCGAGCAACGCGGTGA